A genomic segment from Nicotiana tabacum cultivar K326 chromosome 7, ASM71507v2, whole genome shotgun sequence encodes:
- the LOC107794642 gene encoding putative polyamine transporter At1g31830 produces the protein MGVEDNNTEYSSLHEGGSPNVKNYTKVSFIPLTFLIFYGVSGGPFGVEDTVRAAGPLLALLGFLIFPFIWSIPESLITAELSTMFPENGGYVVWVSTTLGPYWGFQLGWVKWMSGVVDNALYPILFLDYIKSAVPALANGVPRTIAILAIIIALTYLNYRGLTLVGWVATILGIFTLLPFGIMGLIALPKLEPSRWFVVDLENVQWGLYLNTLFWNLNYWDAVSCMSGEVENPGKTLPKAIFYALPLVVSGYFFPLLFGTGAVPLHRDLWSDGYFSDIAKIIGGVWLRLWVQGASAVSNMGMFLAEMSGDSFQLLGMAERGMLPDFFAKRSRYGTPLIGILFSASGVVLLSWLSFQEIVAAANFLYCCGMIVEFIAFVKLRIKYPAASRPYRIPLSTVGSILMCVPPTLFILVVMALCTFKVMIVSFLVILVGIILQPCLVYCDKKKWLSFSVSSDLVDLQSSGHLVGEA, from the coding sequence ATGGGAGTTGAAGATAACAACACTGAATATTCGAGTTTACACGAGGGAGGTTCTCCAAATGTGAAGAACTACACTAAGGTTTCATTTATCCCTCTAACATTCCTTATATTCTATGGAGTCTCCGGGGGACCTTTTGGCGTTGAAGACACTGTCCGTGCAGCCGGTCCTCTTTTAGCACTACTCGGTTTTCTAATCTTTCCTTTTATATGGAGTATCCCAGAATCCTTAATAACTGCAGAATTGAGCACAATGTTTCCTGAAAATGGAGGTTATGTTGTTTGGGTTTCGACGACTTTAGGTCCTTATTGGGGATTTCAATTAGGATGGGTGAAATGGATGAGTGGTGTAGTTGATAATGCATTGTACCCAATTTTGTTTCTAGACTACATTAAATCTGCTGTTCCAGCATTGGCAAATGGTGTTCCAAGAACGATCGCGATCTTAGCTATAATTATAGCACTCACTTATTTGAATTACAGAGGTTTAACTTTAGTTGGTTGGGTTGCTACAATATTAGGAATATTTACTCTCCTTCCTTTTGGAATTATGGGACTTATCGCGCTTCCAAAATTAGAGCCTTCAAGATGGTTCGTCGTAGACTTGGAAAATGTACAATGGGGATTGTATCTAAATACACTTTTCTGGAATTTGAACTATTGGGATGCAGTTAGTTGTATGTCAGGAGAAGTAGAGAATCCTGGGAAAACACTTCCCAAGGCTATATTCTATGCACTTCCCTTAGTTGTCTCTGGctatttttttcctcttttatttgGCACCGGAGCTGTTCCATTACATCGCGATCtttggagtgatggttatttCTCGGATATTGCTAAGATCATTGGAGGAGTTTGGTTAAGATTATGGGTTCAAGGGGCGTCGGCTGTGTCAAATATGGGAATGTTTTTGGCTGAAATGAGTGGTGATTCTTTTCAGCTTTTGGGAATGGCAGAACGAGGGATGCTACCTGATTTTTTCGCTAAGAGATCGCGTTATGGAACTCCTCTTATTGGAATCTTGTTTTCTGCATCAGGTGTTGTACTTCTGTCCTGGCTTAGTTTTCAAGAGATTGTGGCTGCAGCCAACTTTCTGTATTGTTGTGGAATGATTGTGGAATTTATAGCTTTTGTGAAGTTAAGGATAAAATATCCAGCAGCATCAAGACCTTATAGGATTCCCTTAAGCACAGTTGGTTCAATTTTAATGTGTGTGCCACCAACCTTATTTATTCTTGTGGTTATGGCACTATGTACATTTAAGGTCATGATTGTCAGTTTCTTGGTTATTCTTGTTGGGATTATTTTGCAGCCTTGCCTAGTTTATTGTGACAAAAAGAAATGGTTAAGTTTCTCTGTTAGCTCTGATCTTGTAGATCTGCAGTCAAGTGGTCATCTGGTTGGTGAGGCCTAA